From Paenibacillus sp. GP183, one genomic window encodes:
- a CDS encoding sugar ABC transporter permease: MMNWLDRNLKWVFTLPAVFFIALMVAFPIVYTGRISFYEWSMSAITPPKWVGLNNYMMLLNDHRFWNSLRITFYHSFISIVLEAVLGVAIAILFSRKFAGKKLVKTVMMFPMVATPVSIGLVWLLIYEPSIGLANQLLKKFGLHTQEWLGSVTQVIPSLILIDVWEWTPMIALICIAGLATLPTDPYESADVDGASSFQKLVHITLPLMMPTIITAITLRIIDLLKTFDTIYATTQGGPNFASQTINLMIFDTAFQNFKLGSASAFLIMFFAIILLIILLLTAIRKRLGGVQ, translated from the coding sequence ATGATGAACTGGTTGGACCGCAATCTCAAGTGGGTATTTACTTTGCCGGCAGTATTTTTCATAGCCTTGATGGTTGCCTTTCCGATTGTGTATACAGGGCGTATCAGCTTTTACGAATGGAGCATGTCCGCTATTACACCTCCCAAATGGGTTGGCCTTAATAATTACATGATGCTGTTAAATGATCATCGGTTCTGGAACTCTCTCCGCATAACGTTTTATCATTCTTTTATCAGTATTGTACTGGAAGCTGTCCTTGGCGTCGCCATCGCGATTTTGTTTTCACGAAAGTTTGCCGGGAAAAAGCTCGTTAAAACCGTGATGATGTTTCCCATGGTGGCCACTCCCGTATCAATAGGATTGGTCTGGCTGCTCATTTATGAGCCGTCCATCGGCCTCGCGAATCAATTATTGAAAAAATTCGGCTTGCATACTCAGGAATGGCTTGGCTCCGTTACTCAGGTCATCCCTTCACTTATACTAATAGATGTATGGGAGTGGACGCCGATGATCGCGCTTATCTGTATTGCCGGTTTGGCTACATTGCCTACGGACCCTTATGAATCTGCGGATGTGGACGGCGCATCCTCCTTTCAGAAGCTTGTGCATATCACATTGCCGCTTATGATGCCGACTATTATTACAGCTATTACCTTAAGGATTATTGATCTGCTGAAAACATTCGATACTATCTATGCAACGACGCAAGGAGGCCCTAATTTTGCCTCTCAAACGATCAATTTGATGATATTCGATACGGCCTTCCAAAACTTTAAATTAGGATCCGCATCCGCATTTCTGATCATGTTTTTTGCCATTATTCTACTCATTATTCTACTATTGACCGCAATTCGAAAAAGGCTGGGTGGAGTTCAATGA
- a CDS encoding hotdog fold thioesterase, with protein MEEGRRNSALASLGIDYTELHPDRVVMTMPVGPKTHQPAGILHGGASVLLAESAASIASIINIDNQQYAAVGLEINANHLRSKSDGIVTAVAIPLHKGRKTMVWDIRITDEQDKLICISRCTVAIIDKK; from the coding sequence ATGGAGGAAGGACGAAGAAATTCGGCATTGGCATCGCTGGGCATTGACTACACTGAGCTTCACCCGGATCGCGTCGTCATGACCATGCCGGTTGGACCGAAAACCCATCAGCCGGCGGGCATTCTGCACGGAGGAGCCTCGGTTCTATTGGCGGAATCGGCGGCTTCCATCGCTTCCATCATCAATATCGACAACCAGCAATATGCGGCGGTAGGGCTGGAGATTAACGCCAACCACCTCCGGAGCAAAAGCGACGGCATCGTGACTGCGGTCGCTATTCCTTTACACAAAGGACGCAAAACGATGGTTTGGGATATCAGGATCACTGACGAACAGGATAAATTGATCTGTATCTCCCGCTGTACGGTGGCAATTATTGATAAAAAATGA
- a CDS encoding LysR family transcriptional regulator, with the protein MFTLQQLRIVVLLSEYKKLTAVAARLNIKQPSVSFHMKKLEEEAGVPLFIHRHKLILFTEEGKALLHYASRIVSWSEEAEQVLSDYAQSKLGKIVIGSSNTPATYLLPKLLGKMREVYPEVNIVLQIKNTPQIVDMVKKFEINFGLVAENKIDDPELVIIPLVDDELGLVVYPDHPLAQTEVIGPELLQNEKWILRDQDSSSRRMMEIWSGQYQIDNKGGMELGTTEAIKRAVICRLGISVLSRLAVEDEVKKGQLIYKSLDSRTLSRSIFFIYHKNRFITPIVKEFIHFFETARL; encoded by the coding sequence TTGTTTACTTTGCAGCAGTTGAGAATAGTAGTATTACTCTCCGAATATAAGAAGCTTACGGCCGTCGCGGCCCGCCTCAATATCAAACAACCGTCCGTCTCGTTCCATATGAAGAAGCTTGAGGAAGAGGCGGGGGTTCCACTCTTTATTCATAGGCACAAGCTGATACTATTTACAGAAGAAGGCAAGGCGCTGCTTCATTACGCCTCCCGTATCGTCTCGTGGAGCGAGGAAGCGGAGCAGGTGCTGTCCGATTACGCACAGTCTAAATTAGGAAAAATTGTCATCGGTTCAAGCAATACCCCGGCAACGTATTTACTTCCGAAGCTGCTGGGGAAAATGCGCGAAGTGTATCCCGAGGTCAATATCGTTTTGCAAATAAAGAATACGCCTCAAATCGTGGACATGGTGAAAAAGTTTGAAATTAATTTCGGTCTCGTCGCCGAGAATAAAATCGATGATCCGGAGCTGGTCATTATTCCATTGGTTGATGATGAGCTTGGTCTCGTCGTCTATCCGGATCATCCGCTGGCGCAAACCGAAGTGATCGGACCGGAGCTGCTGCAGAACGAAAAATGGATTTTGAGAGATCAGGACTCGTCTTCACGCCGAATGATGGAAATATGGTCCGGCCAGTATCAAATTGACAACAAAGGCGGGATGGAGCTGGGGACAACGGAAGCCATCAAACGCGCTGTCATATGCCGGCTGGGCATTTCCGTTTTATCGAGGTTGGCTGTTGAGGATGAGGTGAAGAAGGGGCAGCTGATTTATAAAAGCTTGGATTCTCGAACATTGTCCAGAAGCATATTTTTCATTTACCACAAGAACCGGTTTATTACGCCTATCGTTAAAGAATTTATTCATTTTTTTGAAACCGCGCGATTGTAA
- a CDS encoding carbohydrate ABC transporter permease, producing the protein MRTSILMRINYTVVNILILLFFIFPFVWMLSASFKTQVQVLSPEHLFTFTPTFKNYLTVFREYDYLKYIMNSFLIAAVSTFGALLLGLPAAYAIAKYRMQYLALTILIAKIIPGITYLVPWYILFNKVKLIDTFTGMIFSHMVIGLPFIMWVMIPFFESFPKEVEESSWIDGSSKIRTFFEMVVPVSIPGIVTSSLLAFIFSWNNFMFSLILSGEKTKTLPIAVFAFIANTSINWGALMVAACIITLPVVILALFAQKYIISGLSAGAVKG; encoded by the coding sequence ATGAGAACATCGATCTTGATGAGAATAAACTACACGGTTGTCAACATCCTTATCCTTCTTTTTTTCATATTTCCTTTCGTATGGATGCTGTCAGCTTCCTTCAAAACGCAGGTGCAGGTGCTGTCTCCGGAACATCTATTTACATTTACGCCTACTTTTAAAAACTATCTGACTGTATTTCGCGAATACGATTATTTGAAGTATATTATGAACAGCTTTCTGATCGCTGCTGTCTCTACTTTCGGTGCTCTTCTGCTTGGTCTGCCCGCAGCATATGCCATTGCTAAGTACCGTATGCAGTACCTAGCGCTCACTATATTGATCGCCAAAATTATTCCGGGTATTACCTATCTGGTGCCATGGTACATTTTGTTCAACAAAGTTAAGCTTATCGATACGTTCACCGGCATGATTTTCAGCCATATGGTTATCGGACTTCCTTTTATTATGTGGGTCATGATTCCATTCTTTGAATCGTTCCCTAAAGAAGTGGAAGAATCATCCTGGATCGACGGCAGTTCGAAGATTCGTACTTTTTTTGAGATGGTAGTGCCGGTTTCAATTCCGGGGATTGTGACGTCCTCGCTGCTCGCCTTCATTTTCTCTTGGAATAACTTTATGTTTTCGTTGATTTTATCGGGGGAAAAAACAAAAACGCTCCCCATAGCCGTCTTCGCCTTTATCGCTAATACGTCCATTAACTGGGGAGCCTTGATGGTTGCAGCTTGTATCATTACCCTTCCGGTTGTCATACTTGCGCTGTTTGCACAAAAATATATCATTAGTGGATTATCAGCCGGAGCTGTAAAAGGATAA
- a CDS encoding metalloregulator ArsR/SmtB family transcription factor, with protein sequence MIDKAIQAITEPRRRDILHLVRDGELTSSAIASHFDVSAPAISQHLKVLEEAGLVVVRRAGTKRFYGIRREGFAELMQYIESFWDDSLMRLKEAAEEEERRKHDFNQQQ encoded by the coding sequence ATGATAGATAAAGCCATTCAAGCAATAACGGAACCCAGGCGCAGAGATATTTTACATCTCGTCCGTGATGGGGAGCTGACCTCCAGTGCCATTGCTTCGCATTTTGACGTTTCAGCACCGGCCATATCGCAGCATCTTAAAGTTTTGGAAGAAGCCGGACTCGTCGTGGTGAGGCGAGCTGGCACCAAACGATTTTATGGGATTAGGAGGGAAGGGTTTGCCGAATTAATGCAGTATATCGAGAGCTTCTGGGATGACAGTTTGATGCGCTTAAAGGAAGCCGCGGAAGAGGAGGAGAGGAGAAAGCATGACTTCAATCAACAGCAGTGA
- a CDS encoding C39 family peptidase encodes MLKTFSAILLFSLGLLYCSSTPPINAAEEFHYYHITNTTPLSQLPDLSNGCEAVAATMLLNWAGVSVKKEDIANALPKGDMPAANDDDAMIGANPQYVFVGDPFSVGFGVFHAPVANVINTYLPGNIKDITGASFNDLLETIKSGKPVVVWATENMVTPNIALEWQDYNGDIVDWYEPEHALLMTGWDDDHAYMNDPMTGKEERYSLWDFKDVWETMGSQAITVN; translated from the coding sequence ATGTTGAAAACATTCAGTGCTATACTCTTGTTTTCCCTTGGATTGTTATATTGCAGCAGTACTCCTCCTATCAATGCAGCTGAAGAATTCCATTATTATCACATAACAAATACTACTCCCCTATCACAACTTCCTGATTTGTCGAATGGTTGTGAAGCTGTTGCAGCCACCATGTTATTGAATTGGGCAGGAGTAAGCGTGAAAAAAGAAGATATCGCAAACGCATTACCTAAAGGAGATATGCCTGCTGCCAACGATGATGATGCAATGATTGGGGCAAATCCACAGTATGTTTTTGTCGGGGATCCATTCTCTGTTGGTTTTGGGGTGTTCCATGCCCCTGTTGCTAATGTTATTAACACCTATCTACCGGGTAACATAAAAGACATTACTGGGGCCTCATTCAATGATCTTCTGGAAACGATTAAATCCGGAAAGCCTGTCGTTGTTTGGGCTACGGAAAACATGGTTACGCCGAATATCGCTTTAGAATGGCAGGATTATAACGGAGATATAGTTGATTGGTATGAACCGGAACATGCTTTGCTTATGACCGGTTGGGATGACGATCATGCATATATGAACGACCCTATGACTGGAAAAGAGGAACGATATAGTTTATGGGATTTTAAAGATGTGTGGGAGACAATGGGCAGCCAGGCTATTACTGTTAACTGA
- a CDS encoding SRPBCC domain-containing protein, protein MTSINSSDTIKKEIFIECHPETLFSFFTDPDKLVRWMGRHVLLDPSIGGKFRIDINGSDIAMGEYKEMIPNEKIVMSFGWEKSKVLPPGSSTLEFSLLPKDNGTLLVLTHYDLPASEVAPHEKGWMHYMPRLQSIAQGQDPGVDPLSAQAN, encoded by the coding sequence ATGACTTCAATCAACAGCAGTGACACGATCAAGAAAGAGATTTTTATCGAATGCCATCCGGAGACATTGTTCTCCTTCTTTACTGACCCTGACAAATTAGTTCGTTGGATGGGACGTCACGTATTACTCGACCCGAGTATCGGCGGTAAATTTCGCATTGATATTAACGGGAGTGATATTGCCATGGGTGAATATAAGGAAATGATCCCGAACGAGAAAATCGTCATGTCGTTTGGATGGGAGAAATCGAAGGTACTGCCTCCCGGATCCAGCACCCTTGAATTCAGTCTACTCCCCAAAGACAATGGCACTCTCTTGGTTTTGACGCACTACGATCTGCCGGCATCGGAAGTTGCCCCACATGAAAAAGGATGGATGCATTACATGCCTCGCCTGCAATCGATAGCGCAAGGACAAGATCCAGGCGTCGATCCGTTGTCTGCACAAGCTAATTAA
- a CDS encoding sensor histidine kinase, producing the protein MLRRWNTFSKMVLLIVCLLLPIVMIYSYTNHVSVNVVEKELREKNLNRLSFFTTQMDNIVDQLSILSIIVSRDPSIIELGNPLAQGDPFNQLKAQEILIQKLSLLSATSSWRNRLTIYLPKIKQVLSNDYYSVYDDSYLQQSTAYWDFHLSRSGESYFSKVVWSPLLVNRRLTDAEAVVEVRFSESNMIRLLNDYAQDGNGNSFYYKPGFKPITDNAGSTGITEDIVARLNLEPQDQTGHRIVVIGNEQYMVNYVRSKSLGWYVVDYLPLKQVLAPITESRNLFYLSISLMLLISILAAVFLYRQVQLPIQQLLLGVQKIQKGAYSHRLNYRPRNEFDYLFTRFNEMAEEIQRLLEKVYMENIRFRDAKLKHLQSQINPHFLSNCMFFIHNMISIDDKQAATTMVLNLSQYFRYITMLEHTLTTLREELKLIENYLTIQNLRIERFHYEIDLPDDLLDQQIPRLMIQPIIENTIVHGIEKSKSYGIINVTGEQWAGGYRIMVDDNGVGLSEQQLIELQQKVSNPLDQEKGCGLWNVHQRLTYQFGQQSGLTFSLSPLGGLRVTIQWSVIENFVAEGGYSDAAIASSR; encoded by the coding sequence ATGCTGCGCAGGTGGAATACGTTCAGTAAAATGGTATTGCTCATCGTATGTTTATTGCTGCCGATCGTAATGATCTATAGCTATACGAATCATGTTTCAGTGAACGTTGTCGAGAAGGAACTTAGAGAGAAGAATCTGAACAGGCTTTCCTTTTTCACCACTCAAATGGATAATATTGTAGATCAATTATCAATTCTGTCCATTATTGTTAGCAGAGATCCCAGTATCATCGAGCTTGGGAATCCTCTTGCCCAGGGCGACCCTTTCAATCAGCTGAAGGCGCAGGAGATTCTCATCCAAAAGTTAAGCTTGCTGAGCGCAACAAGCAGTTGGCGCAACAGGCTGACCATTTATTTGCCAAAGATAAAGCAGGTGCTGTCAAATGATTATTATAGTGTGTACGACGATAGTTATTTGCAGCAATCGACAGCGTATTGGGATTTTCACTTGAGCCGCAGCGGCGAATCATACTTCTCCAAAGTGGTTTGGAGTCCTCTGCTGGTCAACAGAAGGCTGACCGATGCCGAAGCAGTGGTGGAAGTACGCTTTTCCGAGAGCAACATGATACGCTTGCTGAATGATTATGCCCAGGACGGGAATGGAAATTCCTTTTATTATAAACCGGGATTCAAACCGATCACGGATAACGCGGGGAGCACTGGGATTACGGAGGACATTGTCGCACGTTTGAACCTGGAACCTCAGGATCAGACCGGCCATCGCATTGTAGTAATCGGCAATGAACAATATATGGTGAACTATGTGCGATCGAAAAGCCTAGGCTGGTATGTGGTTGACTATTTGCCGCTTAAGCAAGTGCTGGCGCCTATTACCGAGAGCCGCAATCTGTTTTATTTGTCCATTTCTCTTATGCTGCTGATCAGTATCTTGGCGGCCGTTTTCCTGTACAGGCAGGTTCAGTTGCCAATTCAGCAGCTGCTGCTCGGGGTTCAAAAGATTCAAAAGGGCGCTTACTCGCACCGGCTGAATTATCGTCCGAGAAACGAGTTTGATTATTTGTTCACGCGATTTAATGAAATGGCAGAAGAAATCCAACGGCTGCTGGAGAAGGTTTATATGGAAAATATACGATTTCGCGATGCCAAATTAAAGCATCTGCAATCGCAGATTAATCCGCACTTTTTGTCCAATTGCATGTTTTTTATTCATAATATGATCTCCATTGACGACAAGCAGGCCGCTACGACGATGGTCTTGAATTTATCGCAATATTTTCGTTATATCACGATGCTGGAGCATACGCTTACAACACTTCGTGAGGAACTAAAGCTGATAGAAAATTATTTGACGATCCAAAATTTGCGGATTGAGCGATTTCATTATGAAATTGATCTCCCGGATGATTTGCTCGATCAACAAATTCCAAGATTGATGATTCAGCCTATTATCGAAAACACGATTGTTCATGGCATAGAAAAAAGCAAAAGCTACGGCATCATCAACGTTACAGGCGAACAGTGGGCTGGTGGATACCGAATTATGGTAGATGACAACGGAGTCGGATTATCAGAGCAGCAATTAATCGAGCTTCAACAAAAAGTATCAAATCCCCTGGATCAGGAGAAGGGCTGCGGATTATGGAACGTCCATCAAAGGTTGACTTATCAGTTCGGACAGCAATCCGGCCTCACGTTCTCACTTTCACCTCTTGGAGGACTTAGAGTTACGATTCAATGGAGCGTTATAGAGAATTTTGTGGCGGAAGGGGGATACTCGGATGCTGCAATTGCTTCTAGTCGATGA
- a CDS encoding response regulator: MLQLLLVDDEMSVVETLAITIPWKEMGFETIHKAYSATEALDIMNMHPIDIMITDIRMPVMDGLELVRTVSMQWKHIKCILLTAHADFEYAQTAIKRNICDYLLKPISQEEMVERISTVVRAIRAERESNDTYHRAMKAMRDHFPRLRGELLHDLLQGKRITMEKLTEKINLLEVPVRVNDDIVMILVRFKEQFSDYDPFEMSLMEFAIVNLAEETFEEYFHVWSCKDVHDYLALVLIPKEWVHNGLLELGESLQYHVNRLTNQLQMNIQHFLKKRVSVLLGHWGVFPEEITKLYNSMLLIFSKRFGHEKDLPVYIADDSDISEIRTLVLLYEPPLLVHLMEAGHWEAVGQKLEGILEELESDWSESSEHITEAFFYFFSAFSFIAHKNGRKLADLIDADYVRAKELTPSKTVKHLSDWVWRVFGKFKDQAVHETQSARMLAVKKAQKYILSHLSSDISLQSISEHLQMHPAYLSRLYKLETGENISDYITSLKMEKSLQLLKHSTNKIYEIAIEVGYQNPHYFIKVFKKHFGLPPQEYRNSKALE, translated from the coding sequence ATGCTGCAATTGCTTCTAGTCGATGATGAGATGAGTGTGGTGGAAACATTGGCCATCACGATTCCATGGAAAGAGATGGGGTTTGAAACGATTCATAAAGCGTATTCGGCAACGGAAGCGCTGGACATTATGAATATGCACCCGATCGATATTATGATTACAGATATACGGATGCCCGTGATGGACGGACTTGAGCTGGTGCGAACAGTTTCCATGCAGTGGAAGCATATCAAATGCATTCTGTTAACAGCTCATGCCGATTTCGAATACGCGCAGACGGCAATCAAAAGAAATATTTGCGATTATTTGCTGAAACCCATCAGTCAGGAAGAAATGGTCGAGCGAATTTCCACGGTTGTTCGAGCGATTCGCGCCGAAAGGGAAAGTAACGATACTTATCATCGGGCGATGAAAGCGATGCGCGATCACTTTCCAAGACTTCGGGGAGAGTTGTTACACGATTTGTTGCAAGGCAAACGGATCACCATGGAGAAGCTAACCGAGAAGATCAACTTACTTGAAGTGCCGGTTCGAGTCAATGACGACATCGTGATGATATTGGTACGATTCAAAGAACAGTTTTCCGATTATGACCCGTTCGAAATGTCATTAATGGAATTTGCCATCGTGAACTTGGCTGAGGAGACCTTTGAGGAATATTTTCACGTTTGGTCCTGTAAAGATGTGCACGATTACTTGGCATTAGTGTTGATTCCCAAGGAATGGGTACACAACGGTCTACTGGAGTTGGGAGAGTCCCTTCAATACCATGTAAACAGGTTGACCAATCAGCTGCAAATGAACATTCAGCATTTTCTGAAAAAGCGGGTTTCCGTCCTTCTTGGACATTGGGGCGTTTTTCCTGAGGAAATAACCAAGCTGTACAACAGCATGCTGCTCATTTTCAGCAAAAGATTCGGTCATGAAAAGGATTTGCCGGTTTATATAGCTGATGATTCGGATATATCTGAAATTAGAACCTTGGTTCTACTGTATGAACCTCCGTTGCTTGTACATTTAATGGAAGCAGGACACTGGGAGGCCGTCGGGCAAAAGCTCGAAGGCATACTTGAAGAATTGGAAAGTGATTGGTCGGAGTCGTCCGAGCATATTACGGAAGCGTTCTTTTACTTTTTTTCCGCTTTTTCTTTCATAGCTCACAAGAACGGCAGGAAACTGGCAGACCTGATTGATGCCGATTACGTCCGGGCCAAGGAGCTGACACCGAGCAAGACGGTGAAGCATTTAAGCGATTGGGTATGGAGGGTTTTTGGGAAGTTTAAGGACCAAGCGGTACACGAAACTCAGAGCGCAAGAATGCTCGCGGTCAAGAAAGCGCAGAAGTATATTTTATCCCATCTGTCCAGCGATATTTCTTTGCAATCGATATCCGAGCACCTGCAGATGCACCCTGCTTATTTATCGAGGCTGTATAAATTAGAAACAGGGGAGAACATTAGTGATTATATCACCAGCCTAAAAATGGAAAAATCACTGCAGCTTCTAAAACACAGCACAAACAAAATTTACGAAATCGCTATTGAAGTAGGCTATCAAAATCCGCATTATTTTATCAAAGTATTTAAAAAGCATTTTGGCTTGCCCCCTCAGGAATACAGAAATTCCAAAGCATTGGAGTAA
- a CDS encoding long-chain fatty acid--CoA ligase, protein MEGYSLTLRSMLERAEALFPKKEVVSRTGGQIFRYTYRDFAERTRRLSSALQALGVKRGDRVATFAWNDHRHLEAYFAVPCMGAVLHTVNIRLLDEHIIYILNHAEDTLLLVDESLLPIIERISSKLKTVKSYIVMTNQESLPATSFQPVYSYERLLAEGNAAYEFPDDIHESAPAGMCYTSATTGNPKGVIYTHRAIYLHSFCLGLADTLGLSERDTVMPIVPMFHVNAWGLPFASVWFGSRQVLPGTAPTPEILLNLIADEKVTISAGVPTVWIAALKVMEQKSFDFSHVRALICGGSAAPRSIIDKFEYHYGIPFYHAYGMTETSPVVTYARIKSDLENSSKDQLLDIRSMQGLLVPGVEMKIIGANGEVAWDGKEMGELLLRGPWIAEEYYKDERTEEAFQDGWLLTGDIAVVNAEGYVKLIDRTKDLVKSGGEWISTVDLENELMAHPTVFEACVVGIPHEKWGERPLACVVLKDPAQSAGKEELLQFLSERVVKWWLPDDIVFLTEIPKTSVGKFLKRSLREQFQLHYSDRDEVV, encoded by the coding sequence ATGGAAGGGTATTCTTTGACATTACGTTCCATGCTGGAGAGAGCCGAGGCATTGTTTCCGAAAAAAGAGGTGGTTTCCCGAACCGGTGGGCAAATATTTCGTTATACGTACAGGGATTTTGCCGAACGGACGAGACGGCTTTCTTCCGCTTTGCAGGCGCTTGGCGTTAAACGCGGCGACCGTGTAGCCACATTTGCCTGGAACGACCATCGGCATCTTGAAGCTTATTTTGCCGTCCCCTGTATGGGTGCTGTGCTGCACACCGTAAACATTCGGCTGCTCGACGAGCACATCATCTACATTTTGAACCATGCGGAAGACACCTTGCTTTTGGTCGATGAAAGCTTGCTGCCCATAATCGAAAGGATCAGCAGCAAGCTGAAAACCGTTAAAAGTTATATCGTGATGACAAATCAAGAAAGCCTTCCTGCCACTTCCTTTCAGCCGGTTTATTCTTATGAACGGCTCCTTGCGGAAGGAAACGCGGCATATGAATTCCCGGATGACATTCATGAAAGCGCTCCCGCAGGCATGTGCTATACTTCCGCGACGACCGGCAACCCGAAGGGCGTTATATATACTCATCGTGCCATTTATCTACACAGCTTCTGCTTGGGACTTGCGGATACGCTAGGTTTATCTGAACGGGATACGGTCATGCCTATCGTTCCGATGTTCCATGTCAACGCATGGGGACTGCCATTTGCTTCGGTCTGGTTCGGCAGCAGGCAAGTCCTTCCCGGAACCGCTCCTACGCCTGAAATATTACTGAACCTGATCGCCGATGAGAAAGTGACGATTTCAGCAGGGGTTCCCACTGTTTGGATTGCCGCCCTCAAGGTGATGGAACAGAAATCCTTTGACTTTTCGCACGTGAGAGCTTTAATATGCGGAGGCTCAGCCGCTCCGCGCAGTATTATCGACAAGTTTGAATATCATTACGGTATTCCCTTTTATCACGCCTATGGCATGACGGAAACGAGCCCCGTGGTCACGTACGCGCGGATCAAAAGCGATTTGGAAAACAGCTCGAAGGATCAGTTGCTGGACATTCGTTCCATGCAAGGACTGCTCGTCCCGGGAGTGGAAATGAAAATTATCGGTGCAAACGGCGAAGTCGCATGGGACGGCAAGGAAATGGGCGAACTGCTTCTACGCGGTCCCTGGATCGCGGAGGAATATTATAAGGATGAACGGACGGAAGAAGCCTTCCAAGACGGCTGGCTGCTAACCGGAGACATCGCTGTAGTCAATGCCGAGGGGTATGTGAAGCTCATTGACCGCACCAAAGATTTGGTCAAAAGCGGCGGCGAGTGGATCTCCACCGTTGATTTGGAGAACGAGCTGATGGCGCATCCCACTGTCTTTGAAGCTTGCGTGGTAGGGATTCCCCATGAGAAATGGGGAGAACGTCCGCTTGCCTGCGTCGTTCTTAAGGATCCCGCTCAATCGGCAGGAAAAGAAGAGCTGCTCCAATTTTTAAGCGAACGTGTGGTAAAATGGTGGTTACCGGACGATATCGTGTTTCTTACGGAGATCCCGAAGACCTCAGTCGGCAAGTTTTTGAAGCGCAGCTTGCGGGAGCAATTCCAGCTTCACTATTCGGATAGAGATGAGGTTGTGTAA